The following proteins are encoded in a genomic region of Xylanibacillus composti:
- a CDS encoding four-carbon acid sugar kinase family protein: MSKTSTGDSTEWLGNKVLIIADDLTGADDTAVQFVKRGKRAVVHMNKQMELNGDYSADVHVLNTDSRSQSPENAAEQVRMSLASVDWSRYSIVYKKIDSTFRGNIGAELDALMEAGDFDCAVLTPAYPNQKRIVVGGYLLVDGQLLEDTQAASDPVHPVRSSYLPDLLHAQSQTGFVPVTVGEMREVLRNQPRLEDSARTLVNSLLASKRPESDGGKIGWIFDAVSSEDLRLIAAVANAAAPMRILWAGSAGLAGALAEGMSSGASLSGEATSAELMDGVHRAAGERSGCAEDVLVVAGSVHPAARKQAACLREQGFGWLELDPVQLAAGRAELTVAQLRAWESSRTKGGWVLTTVCTEGSRQSLEQYCREQGWTQAEAGARIAHSLGRLTAELTKEWDLRGLVLTGGDVAYSAMEALDVQALEVMGEVEEGLPWCLPCGGRWSELVIVTKAGGFGSEQSLCRAARAAGARTRGDKRDE, encoded by the coding sequence ATGTCGAAGACATCCACAGGCGATTCGACCGAATGGTTGGGCAACAAGGTGTTGATTATAGCCGATGACCTGACTGGGGCAGACGACACGGCCGTCCAATTCGTGAAGCGCGGCAAGAGAGCAGTCGTACATATGAATAAACAGATGGAACTGAACGGGGACTATAGCGCAGATGTGCATGTGCTGAATACAGATTCCCGTTCGCAGTCGCCCGAGAATGCCGCGGAGCAGGTGCGCATGAGCTTGGCTTCAGTCGATTGGTCCCGGTATAGCATCGTTTACAAAAAGATTGACTCGACATTTCGCGGGAATATAGGCGCGGAGCTGGATGCGCTCATGGAAGCAGGCGATTTCGATTGCGCTGTGCTGACGCCCGCTTACCCGAATCAGAAAAGAATCGTTGTCGGCGGCTATTTGCTTGTCGATGGACAATTGTTGGAAGACACGCAGGCGGCAAGCGACCCTGTGCACCCGGTACGTTCCTCTTATTTGCCCGATCTGCTGCATGCGCAAAGCCAGACCGGGTTCGTTCCCGTGACTGTCGGAGAGATGAGGGAAGTACTCCGGAATCAGCCTCGGTTGGAGGACAGCGCCCGCACACTAGTTAACAGCTTGCTGGCAAGCAAGAGGCCTGAAAGCGATGGCGGCAAGATAGGCTGGATCTTCGACGCTGTCAGCAGCGAGGACCTGCGTCTGATTGCCGCTGTCGCCAATGCCGCAGCGCCAATGCGAATACTGTGGGCAGGATCGGCAGGCCTTGCCGGCGCGCTGGCAGAGGGTATGTCAAGCGGAGCTTCGTTATCCGGGGAAGCGACGAGCGCAGAGCTTATGGATGGAGTCCATCGAGCTGCGGGCGAGCGTTCAGGCTGTGCGGAAGACGTTCTGGTTGTGGCTGGCAGCGTGCATCCTGCTGCGCGCAAGCAAGCAGCATGCTTGCGCGAGCAAGGGTTCGGATGGCTCGAGTTAGATCCGGTTCAGCTGGCAGCCGGCCGCGCGGAGCTGACGGTAGCTCAGCTCCGGGCTTGGGAGAGTTCGCGGACGAAGGGCGGCTGGGTATTGACGACCGTCTGTACAGAAGGCAGCCGTCAAAGCCTGGAGCAATATTGCCGGGAGCAAGGGTGGACGCAGGCAGAAGCAGGTGCCCGCATCGCGCACAGTTTGGGTCGGCTGACGGCCGAATTGACCAAGGAATGGGATTTGCGCGGACTTGTATTGACGGGCGGGGATGTGGCGTATAGCGCGATGGAAGCGCTCGATGTGCAAGCGTTGGAAGTTATGGGAGAAGTGGAGGAAGGTCTGCCCTGGTGCCTTCCATGCGGCGGGCGCTGGTCGGAGCTGGTCATCGTCACGAAGGCTGGCGGATTTGGCAGTGAGCAATCGTTATGCCGTGCAGCCCGGGCAGCAGGAGCAAGAACGAGGGGAGATAAGCGGGATGAGTAA
- a CDS encoding sulfotransferase family protein, with protein sequence MISPKGHNLVFLLCTPRSGSSLTTVMLQNHSQIFASQEMWFLMSLFDLQHPSYRPYGGTTIIQQFFNGVLTEEAFDEACRAFALSVYNGLLQSCNARVVVDKSPRYFYCLEFLDRLFPESRRIWLIRNPLDVVASYKKVNRHVHDRFDLKQDLRADSFHIKMADITIGLLRYMSYFAEEHPNAYRLHYEQLVRSPRDELSRLFDFLGLQYEEGIEKYGAFMETDKSGMFYSMGVGDPFLTRHGEPHLNAVGTWQTTLDKEEVALYVQAVGARVFRRLGYAEALEEAERWTGMRFPDEPDLSLMTRRTRQLEEATGCKWLPDYRMKAATPGAPLAQSHAPALHSSEAAVLQLQSTLRSLERRLEKSYMEQERFRKKYEEIRFKLERIKALVPFRRTLSRLASSYLTGGRRP encoded by the coding sequence TTGATTTCGCCTAAGGGACATAATCTGGTGTTTTTGCTCTGCACGCCTCGCAGCGGCAGTTCCCTCACCACGGTCATGCTGCAAAACCACAGCCAAATATTTGCCTCGCAAGAAATGTGGTTTCTCATGAGCTTGTTCGATTTGCAGCATCCATCCTATCGGCCGTACGGCGGGACTACGATCATCCAGCAATTCTTCAACGGGGTGCTGACAGAAGAAGCCTTTGATGAAGCCTGTCGGGCATTTGCGCTTTCGGTTTACAATGGTCTGCTCCAAAGCTGCAATGCGCGCGTTGTCGTTGACAAGTCCCCGCGGTATTTTTACTGCCTGGAGTTTTTGGATCGGCTCTTTCCCGAGTCCCGCCGCATCTGGTTAATTCGCAATCCGCTGGATGTGGTGGCCTCGTACAAGAAGGTGAACCGCCACGTCCATGACCGGTTCGATTTGAAGCAGGATTTGCGAGCCGATTCCTTTCATATCAAAATGGCGGATATTACAATCGGCTTGCTGCGATACATGTCCTATTTTGCGGAAGAACATCCGAACGCTTACCGACTTCATTATGAACAGTTGGTGCGTTCGCCGCGCGATGAACTTTCCCGGCTGTTTGATTTTCTGGGACTGCAGTATGAAGAGGGCATTGAGAAATATGGCGCATTCATGGAAACTGACAAGTCAGGCATGTTTTACAGCATGGGAGTCGGCGATCCGTTTCTGACCAGGCACGGGGAGCCCCATCTGAACGCAGTAGGAACCTGGCAAACAACGTTGGACAAGGAGGAGGTGGCGCTCTATGTTCAAGCAGTGGGCGCCCGCGTGTTCCGAAGACTAGGGTATGCGGAAGCGCTCGAGGAGGCGGAGCGTTGGACAGGCATGCGGTTTCCGGATGAGCCTGACCTGTCGCTCATGACCAGAAGAACCCGGCAACTGGAGGAGGCGACAGGCTGCAAGTGGCTGCCTGATTATCGGATGAAGGCAGCAACGCCTGGCGCGCCCCTCGCACAGTCCCACGCACCTGCACTGCATTCGTCCGAAGCGGCTGTGCTGCAGCTCCAGAGTACGCTTCGCTCATTAGAGAGAAGGTTGGAGAAAAGCTATATGGAGCAGGAGCGCTTTCGCAAAAAATATGAAGAAATCCGCTTCAAGCTGGAGCGCATCAAAGCTTTGGTGCCGTTCAGACGAACGTTGTCGCGTCTAGCATCCTCTTACCTGACAGGAGGGAGACGGCCATGA
- the pdxA gene encoding 4-hydroxythreonine-4-phosphate dehydrogenase PdxA: MSNARKPVIGITMGDAAGIGPEIIVKSLHDEGLYDQCKPIVIGDAKRLKQAARIVGLPLVIEAVERVSEGKYVYGTIDCLDLNLLPEDIPFGEISGRNGDAAFQYVKRAVELTLGGELEAICTAPLSKEALHMGGHLYPGHTEILAALSGTKDYAMLLSTSDLHVIHVTTHIGLLDAIRKITPERVYTTIRIAHETLLRMGVAEPKIGVCGINPHAGENGLFGYGEEEEKIAPAIRRTVSEGMNAAGPLPADTLFFRARRGDFDMVVAMYHDQGHGPVKVLGLEAGVNMTAGLPFVRTSVDHGTAFDIAGKGVADELSMKEAIRQAIRMIE, translated from the coding sequence ATGAGTAATGCAAGGAAGCCGGTAATTGGAATTACGATGGGGGATGCGGCTGGCATCGGACCGGAAATCATCGTCAAGAGTTTGCATGATGAAGGCCTATATGATCAGTGCAAGCCAATTGTGATCGGGGACGCCAAGCGGTTGAAGCAGGCGGCTCGCATCGTCGGGTTGCCGCTCGTCATCGAGGCGGTCGAACGCGTATCAGAAGGGAAGTACGTTTATGGAACGATTGATTGCTTGGATCTGAACCTTCTGCCGGAAGACATTCCATTTGGAGAAATATCGGGACGCAACGGGGATGCGGCTTTTCAATATGTGAAGCGGGCGGTGGAGCTGACACTCGGAGGGGAGCTCGAGGCAATCTGCACAGCCCCGCTCAGTAAGGAAGCCCTTCATATGGGAGGACATCTTTATCCAGGGCATACAGAAATATTGGCGGCGCTATCCGGCACGAAGGACTACGCCATGCTCTTGTCTACTAGCGATCTCCATGTCATCCATGTGACGACGCATATCGGCCTGTTGGATGCGATTCGCAAGATCACCCCGGAAAGGGTATACACGACGATACGCATTGCGCATGAAACGCTGCTCAGAATGGGAGTCGCAGAGCCCAAAATCGGTGTCTGCGGCATTAACCCGCATGCAGGGGAGAATGGATTGTTCGGTTACGGTGAAGAAGAAGAGAAGATTGCGCCTGCGATTCGTCGTACTGTGTCAGAAGGGATGAATGCGGCCGGACCGCTTCCCGCAGATACGTTGTTTTTCCGTGCGCGGCGGGGAGATTTCGACATGGTGGTCGCCATGTATCACGACCAGGGGCACGGTCCGGTGAAGGTGCTCGGTCTGGAGGCAGGCGTGAACATGACTGCCGGGCTGCCATTTGTCCGGACGAGTGTGGATCATGGAACGGCCTTCGATATTGCAGGCAAAGGGGTCGCGGACGAGCTGAGCATGAAGGAAGCGATTAGGCAGGCGATCCGAATGATCGAATGA
- a CDS encoding LacI family DNA-binding transcriptional regulator, with amino-acid sequence MIIVSSKDVAKLAGCSQSTVSRVLNRPETVHPDKREKVLQAIEALQYKPNIAARSLVAKRTNTIALISGTLRNDYFAESTDRIVEYASKHGYRTMVYFESEGSLGDILAQIKSYKVDGILISCMKLDDPHYEAFAASGIPCIWFNRRHRRGGHYVSMDNVLAAKMLTRHLLDLGHRRIAYLSGPLDISTLYERWTGFEAVMREASVPVRESYVHILEPNDQAVQKLTWKLMHQPEPPTAIVCGNDELAIASMDALLSMGLRIPADVSIAGFDDIRMSGHQAIQLTSVGQHRFDMGEVAAEHLMMLIEAKDGQEQPSIQFLCKPELFVRRSTGVARTEKN; translated from the coding sequence GTGATCATCGTTTCTTCCAAAGATGTGGCCAAGCTGGCGGGGTGCTCGCAATCGACCGTATCCCGTGTCCTGAACAGGCCGGAGACGGTGCATCCGGACAAGCGCGAGAAAGTGCTGCAAGCCATCGAAGCGCTGCAATACAAGCCCAATATAGCTGCGCGCAGTCTGGTTGCCAAGCGGACAAATACCATCGCCCTTATTTCTGGCACTTTGCGCAATGATTACTTCGCAGAATCGACCGACCGTATCGTCGAATATGCCAGCAAGCACGGTTACCGAACCATGGTCTACTTTGAGAGCGAAGGCAGTCTCGGAGACATTCTGGCGCAGATCAAAAGCTACAAAGTGGACGGCATTCTTATTTCATGCATGAAATTGGACGATCCGCACTACGAGGCATTTGCCGCATCCGGTATTCCTTGCATCTGGTTTAACCGCCGACACCGGCGCGGCGGACATTATGTCAGCATGGACAACGTTCTGGCAGCAAAAATGCTGACTCGCCATTTGCTGGACTTGGGCCATCGCCGGATTGCTTACCTTTCAGGCCCTCTCGATATTTCTACCTTGTATGAGCGCTGGACTGGCTTTGAGGCGGTGATGCGGGAAGCGAGTGTGCCCGTAAGGGAAAGCTATGTGCATATTCTGGAGCCGAATGACCAGGCTGTGCAGAAGCTCACCTGGAAGCTGATGCATCAGCCGGAGCCGCCCACTGCGATTGTTTGCGGCAACGACGAGCTGGCGATTGCCAGCATGGATGCGCTGCTGTCGATGGGCCTGCGAATCCCCGCGGACGTCAGCATTGCCGGGTTCGACGATATTCGCATGTCCGGCCATCAAGCGATTCAATTAACGAGCGTGGGCCAGCATCGATTCGATATGGGGGAAGTGGCGGCGGAGCATCTGATGATGCTGATTGAAGCTAAAGACGGACAGGAGCAGCCAAGCATCCAATTTTTATGCAAGCCCGAGCTGTTCGTCAGAAGATCAACAGGTGTGGCACGCACGGAAAAGAATTAG
- a CDS encoding lactate racemase domain-containing protein — MSALPKWIKIRQRFAGRAVGDIEAEVAAQLASIQIRERIKPGMRIALTAGSRGISNIAQILKAAADVLKELGALPFLIPAMGSHGGATAEGQVQVLESLGITEAYCGVPIRSSMETVCIGATPQGIPVHTDKLAWEADGVIIVNRIKVHTDFKSRVGLESGLMKMAAIGMGKHRQATLLHHRGVHGIRDLMPEVAEVVLAQHRIICGIGIVENALDETALIEAIEPRRIREREQALLKLAAAWMPKLPTDKLDLLIVDEIGKDHSGTGMDTNIIGRMRILGEPEPETPSIQYIMACDLSEASHGNALGIGLADVTTRKLVDKIDRRAMNENVITSSFLARANIPITLDNDLEAVRAAMRGLWGIEGPEARIMRIRSTLHLGEMYVSEAVFEEIRGFPAIEPIGEWQQPAFDAEGFLVPF; from the coding sequence ATGTCGGCTTTACCGAAGTGGATCAAGATCAGGCAGCGGTTTGCGGGCAGAGCTGTCGGGGATATAGAGGCGGAAGTAGCTGCTCAGCTGGCATCCATTCAAATTCGCGAACGCATAAAGCCAGGCATGCGCATCGCCTTGACAGCGGGGAGCCGGGGCATATCCAACATTGCGCAGATTTTGAAGGCTGCTGCAGACGTATTGAAAGAGCTTGGCGCCTTGCCATTCTTAATCCCGGCGATGGGCAGCCATGGCGGCGCGACAGCCGAAGGACAGGTCCAGGTGCTGGAAAGCCTGGGCATTACGGAAGCGTACTGCGGCGTGCCGATTCGCTCATCGATGGAGACGGTTTGCATAGGCGCAACGCCGCAAGGCATCCCAGTCCATACGGATAAGCTGGCTTGGGAAGCGGATGGCGTCATCATCGTGAACCGGATTAAGGTGCATACAGACTTCAAGTCGCGAGTCGGTCTGGAGAGCGGGCTCATGAAGATGGCTGCCATAGGCATGGGCAAGCATCGGCAGGCGACGCTCTTGCACCACCGAGGCGTGCATGGCATTCGCGATTTGATGCCGGAAGTGGCCGAAGTAGTCCTAGCCCAGCATCGGATTATTTGCGGCATCGGCATTGTGGAGAACGCATTGGACGAGACCGCGTTGATTGAAGCCATCGAGCCCCGGCGGATTCGAGAACGGGAACAGGCTTTGTTGAAGCTGGCAGCTGCCTGGATGCCGAAGCTGCCAACGGATAAGCTGGATTTGCTGATTGTGGATGAAATCGGCAAGGATCACAGCGGCACCGGGATGGATACGAACATTATCGGCAGAATGCGCATCTTGGGTGAGCCGGAGCCGGAAACACCCTCCATCCAGTACATTATGGCATGTGATCTGAGCGAGGCTTCTCATGGCAATGCGCTGGGAATCGGTCTCGCAGATGTCACCACGAGGAAGCTCGTTGATAAGATCGATCGTCGAGCGATGAACGAAAATGTCATTACGAGCTCCTTCCTGGCCCGGGCGAACATTCCCATTACGCTGGACAACGATTTGGAAGCGGTGCGGGCTGCAATGCGGGGGTTGTGGGGCATAGAAGGACCGGAAGCCCGCATCATGCGCATTCGCAGCACCCTGCACTTGGGCGAGATGTACGTGTCTGAAGCTGTTTTCGAGGAGATTCGCGGCTTTCCTGCAATTGAGCCGATAGGGGAGTGGCAGCAGCCCGCTTTTGATGCGGAAGGTTTCCTTGTTCCTTTTTAG